The proteins below come from a single Deltaproteobacteria bacterium genomic window:
- a CDS encoding insulinase family protein, whose product MSEQKVFKDTSGGVVKSVLDNGVTVLVDSASYCRTVVLGICFKAGAREEMAENSGITHLVEHLLFKRTTTKSPKDIAAEIDSLGGEINALTDPDSCCLFGLVPCERAGDLMDFFQELLFRNSFVAEDIAIEKDIIRQEILEAEDDPLDVVFQKFTEKFWPSSGLALPVCGTLESLEKFTETDIKSRLREMLCGKRIAIAAAGNIQAHVVHEFAEQAFG is encoded by the coding sequence TTGTCTGAGCAAAAAGTATTTAAGGACACCTCAGGGGGCGTAGTTAAATCGGTTCTGGATAATGGTGTCACTGTTTTGGTGGACAGTGCTAGCTATTGTCGCACTGTGGTTTTAGGCATTTGCTTCAAAGCCGGAGCGCGCGAGGAGATGGCTGAGAATTCTGGAATTACGCATCTAGTGGAACATTTGCTCTTCAAGCGAACAACCACCAAGTCGCCAAAGGACATAGCAGCGGAAATCGATTCATTAGGTGGTGAGATAAATGCGCTTACCGATCCAGATAGTTGTTGCTTGTTTGGGCTTGTGCCGTGTGAGCGGGCTGGCGATTTAATGGATTTTTTTCAGGAACTCTTGTTTCGCAATAGCTTTGTAGCCGAAGACATTGCAATAGAGAAGGATATAATTAGACAGGAGATTTTGGAAGCCGAGGATGATCCCCTAGATGTTGTCTTTCAAAAATTTACGGAGAAGTTTTGGCCCTCGTCGGGATTGGCGTTACCGGTTTGTGGCACCCTTGAGTCATTAGAGAAATTTACAGAGACGGATATAAAATCTCGCTTGCGGGAAATGCTTTGTGGCAAACGCATCGCAATAGCCGCTGCTGGGAATATTCAGGCCCATGTCGTGCATGAATTTGCTGAGCAAGCGTTTGG